The window GATCTTTCTCACTGGTTTTGTAAAATAACCGGATTTTTTGCAACAGAACCTCAATAATGGCTTGGGGTATTGTTCCCAAAATTCTTCAAGTCGATCAGTTAATGTGTGCTGATAAAAATGCCAGATCCCATATAACAGAAATTCATCCCGAACTCTGTTTTTACGGCTTTGCAGGAAATCCAATGAAACACAGCAAAAAGGAAGAAGAAGGTCTTTTGGAACGTAAATACCTCTTAATGGACACTTATCCACCAGCAAGCGGAATAGTAGAGCATGCGCTTTCAAACTATATGCGCAAGGACGTGGCTAAAGACGACGTTCTGGATGCATTGGCCGCAGTACTGCAAAATTGGGATATGAGATGGGGTTCAAAACAATCCCAGAAAACCCTGAAAACGATTTAAAAGGTTTGCCAATGAGGATGGATTATTACTACGGGAGCGCAGAGGGTCACGAATACCCTGACCTTTAGAGGCTGTCCGACAATTACCGCGGATAATAAGAGTTTCCTGTTTGGATATATACGAATGATTTTATTATTTTGTTATGGATATTTGATTTATGGTTTTCATTGAATCTTCAAAAAATCAAGTTTGGACTTTACCTCCAGACATTCGAGATCTTATTCCTTCAGATCATATCTGTTATTTTTAGTGAATTTGAAATCAAGTGTGAAGGCCCCGGACACTACTTCTTTTAATTAGCATAGAGGATAAAAGCCGTAAATTCAATTTATTTCCTAATTTAAGTTGCATTTAAGCATATATCTCCAAAAAAAAGTAAGTTGCCACTCTAAATTTTATCTACTATATTAATTCGACTTATTTTCTAAAAAGGAAAAATAATTATACATGTTGGCATTAATAAATTGGCAAATGGATAGTTCCAGTAGTTCTAACACTTTTACTATAATAGTCAGTTTGACAGCATTATTTATTTCAATATTAGGTTACCTTGACAATAGGAAAAATTTGAAATTAAATGAAAAGAATTTAAATATTGTTCTTAAAGGCGAATCCAATAAGAAGAATCTTGAGCAATGCTGGTCAATTTTACTAGAAACTTCTAAAGATTTAAAGGAATTAGAGAAACAATCTTTTATTTTTGGAATTGATGAAGCGGCTTCAAACATAACTATGCATGTTCTCGAAAAGGAAGAAATATTTAATTTGTCTATTAGATACACTTGTCTAAGAATAGTTAATAATGAAAATCCAGAGCCGAACCCTTTGGAAATAGAGATCAATTCCATAAAAAACTCAAAAGATTTTCGAACAAAAGCATTTAGTTATAAATGTGAGGATTCTGAAATCGTTTTTAATCCTAGCTGTACTGTTCAATTCACGGCTGATCCAGCCATAATAATAATTGATGAATATGATTTAAGTGAGATTTTCTCTGGCTTGGCACATATCGAAAATGATCTCAATAATTTGAAAAACTTTGAACCATTAATACGCACATTTGACTCTGGTTTTTTAGAAGTTGTAGATAAAAATTGCCAAGATATTTTCGATTTATTATATGAAGCATTGAATAAAAAAGTATATAATTTTAGCTTTAATAATAATGTGAAGCGTATTAAACCTTCAGAAATTACAGATATGTTTTATGATTCAATAAATTACTACGAAATCATGCAAAAAATGGAATATATGTCTGAAGAATTAAAAGACAGGTCTGAAGAATTAGGTAAAACTTTAGTAAACAAATTTTGAATTCTTCCTAACCAAAAGTTTAGGATTCTGTTCAAAATCACACTTCTAAGTTTAATTAAAGATTGCTTAAATATAAAGTAAAGGATGATTAGACTCAGTTCCAAAATCCAGTGATAAAAGTAAACTGGAAAATCTTCTAAAACGTGAATTGTTACAAATCTGTGAGTCTTGACTGTTTAAGAGATATGATACGGACTTTAATATTTGTCTTTTGATCGTCCAATTTTCTACCAAAAAGTTCTTCGTAGTCTTTTCGGCCTTTAACACTCTTGAGACTTATAACAATGGTGTGTTCAAACCCTAGAAAATCGTCTATTTGAGTCAATAAGTATTTATACCCTTTTGCAATAATCTTTATCATGGATTATACCTTTTTAATGCTCAATTGTTTTTTTTGCGACATTAAATTGGTTTAATTAAGAATAATCCGTTCTATTTACCTTTAAATTGAAATTAAAGTGTTTTAAATCAATTTTTTTAAGGAATAACTTTTTTTAGGATTCTTTATTCCAAAATAAGGAACATTAACTAAAATGGCACAAGCTCAATTCACAAAAGTTTTCTACTTTTGTTTTGATAGCAACAATTGGGATAACAACTCCAGATTTTTTGAGAACGTATCAAAAACAATAGCATCAGGCTATCTCAAAACTCAAACCATTTCTACAATTGGATTATGGGCAATGTTGAGTTTAAATCAGATAGGGTATTTTTCCGGAATTCAGATGGTAATTAACCTTATTGTCGGATATTTTAGCCCAATTGTAGAATCAAGTTTACTTTTGATACAGCCTGGCATGAAAAATTTTCTTATTTAGAGAACATCTGCGGAAAGTTGGAAATGTGTTAATTTACGAAGATAAAACTTTTTTGAAATATTGCTTCTGAAAAATGATACTAACCTTGATCATCCGAAATAGCAAATTTGCGGAAAAATGTATATGCACTTAAAATTTGGGAACCAAGATTATTACTTCTTTTTTGATTCTCTTTCTTTTTTGGAAAGGCTGCCCGGCAAGCTGGTGAGGACGTCCTATCAATTGTGGATTGAAATGCGGCTTCCCTGAGTAAGGAAAATACTTTTCATGCAAGTGGAGGATTTGAAAAAAATGTCCACTTTTACTCTTCTGCCGTTTCTTGCACGCGAATAATAGAACATGGTTCAGGGTTCAACGGGATGTGATTTTTATATTTATTATCAAACTTCAATCTAAAAAAGTACTGAGGATTATTAATGGGAAAAGTTTAATACAGTTAAAGATAAATTTCAAAGTAATCCGGGGAAATGGGGGTTCAAATTCTGGACATAATGCTAAAACTTCAGGACGCTGCCAGCAGCCTGCAGGACGCTGTTAACAACCTTAATCAGAGCCTGCTTCAAGGAAAAAATAAAGAGGAAGAAGAAACCTGCCCACATAGAATAAAGCAGACGAAAAATCGGAAAACGATTGCCATCAACTGCAAAGAGTGTGATGCCGGGTCTTCACTTAACGATTCGCACTGCAGGAAGAACATCTTCGGCATCCTCCAAAAAGAAATTCATGCCGACTGTCTTGTACTCTCAAGGCTCTATGAACGGGACTACGAAGGAAAATCCCTGGCTTTGCTTTATGCTCTGGCAGGCTTCAAGGGAACTATTGCAGCGTACAGGAGCACTGAAATTGTGCCTGAAGCGTGTTCCCGGCCCGAGAAAAAGGAGTGCAGCCTTGAGAGAAAAGAGATAATTTCTGCCCTTTCCGAAACCGTGGAAACTGACCCTTTAAAAGCCCGGCTGGAGTTGAGGGAGATAATTCAGGGGAAAATTCAGGGGAAAATGGCTGGAAGAGTTCTGGATACAACTCCTGTATGCCTTGCATGCTCTGAGTGTTTCTACAGCGTCCTGAACGAAATCGAAGAGAAAATGTCTGGCTTTCCTGAAATTCCTGTCATCAAAAAGTCCGGTTATAGTCTGGCAGCGGGCTGGTTAGAAAGTACGGAAGAAAAGGTAAACCTTTCCGAAGAAAAAGCAGGGAAAAAAGTAAAGGGAACAATTGGAGGAAGAGCAGGAAGGAAAGCCGGAAACCTGATCGAAGACATTTCCGGAGAAACTACTACAGCCTCGTTATCCGGGCTGGCCCCGCATTCAGCCCCGGGTGCGAGGAAGAAGAAAAAGGGCAAATCCGCAAATAATCTCGCAGATTCTACAGACAATTTTTTCGATTACGAAAGCAGGATCAAATCTCACGTCAGGCCGCCTTTTTCCAGTTCCAGAATTTATACAGAGGCTCCTGAAAATACTGAATTTCTTGAATGTTATGACATAAACGGCAGGGAAGGAAGAAACCTTGAGGTTTCTATTTACCGCTACACCGACAAGCCGGAAAAGCTTTACATGCTCAGGCCTCCCGAGTACAACCTGCGGCAGGAGGAACTCCGGCTGCTTGAGACAGTCCGGAAAAGGATGATCCGGCACAGGCCAAAAGACCTTGCTTTTGCAGACCCGACCGGAGCCAGAGAGTACTTCAAACGCATGGCAAAAGACCTGCTGGGCGAAGAACTGCTGGAAAGCGGGAAAGCCTGCGGTCCGGATGAACTTGAAAGCTATGCCGACCTCCTTGCAAGGTATACAAACGGGCTCGGGATTTTAGAAGACCTCCTTTCCGATGCCGGGATAACAGACGTATACATCAATGCCCCTGCTGATACAAACCCTGTGCACGTTGTGATGGATGGAGAGGAATGTACAAGCAACGTCTTTCTCTCGCAGGACGACCTTGATTCTCTGGTTTCAAGGTTCAGGACCATTAGCGGTAGGCCCTTTGGAGAAGCCATCCCTGTGCTTGAGCTTAACCTTGAGGCTTTCGGGGTAAGAGTATCCGTAATAGGAGACCCGCTCAGTGCAAACGGGCTTGCATACGCCTTCCGAAAACACTCCCTCACACCCTGGACCCTGCCGAAACTGATCAATACAGGCTCGATTTCTCCTTTTGCAGCCGGGTTTTTAAGTTTTCTAATGGACGGGCAGGCTTCAATCCTTGTTGCCGGAGAGGTGGGAGCCGGAAAAACATCTCTCCTATCGGCAATGCTGCTTGAAATCCCCCAGAAGTACAGGATCCTTACAATTGAAGACACCCATGAACTCCCAACAGAACAGCTCCAGGAGCTTGGCTGGAAGGTACAGGGAATGAGCTCCTATTCTTCGGTTCTTAAATCAGGAGCGGAAATGAGCCCGGAAACCGCGCTTCGGGCTTCCCTGCGGCTTGGGAGTTCTTCTCTGGTGCTGGGGGAGGTCCGGGGGCCGGAAGTAAAAGTGCTCTATGAAGCCATGCAGGTAGGAAATGCCGGGAACTCCGTTATAGGGACCATCCACGGCTCATCCGTTGAAAACGTATACGAGAGAGTCGTACACACCCTTGGGGTCCCTCCCGCTTCTTTTAAAGCGACCGATGCGGTAATAATATGTTCAGGCATCAGGCCCGGCGGGAGCATGAAAAAGATAAAACGGGTGAGCCAGATTGCAGAAGTGACCAGCACATCGATAGAAAACCCCGAACCTTCCGAGCTCTTTACCGATATCATGCATTATGATACCTCTCGGGACTGCCTGCTTGCAGGAGAGGTGCTCGAACAGGGGCAGTCCGAACTTATAGGAAAGATTGCCCGGAAATGGGGAATTTCCATTGACAGTGCCATGAAAAATATCGAACTCAGAACAAGGATAAAAGAAAGAATTGCAACCGAGGGGATTCGCAGTCCATTCCTGCTTGAAGCCGAAGCCGTAAGCGAGGCAAACAATATGTTCTGGCTGCTTTCGGATTCCATCCTGGCAGGTAACAGAGATGGCTTTGAAACAGGGCCCGACTCTATCTCAGGAGCCGATCTTGAAGAGCTTTACAGGCAGTGGGAAACCTGGTTTGAAACTTTTTCCCGGATACGGGTCGGATCAGGAAAACAGGAAGGAACAGAAAAACAGAGAACAGGAAAACGACTATCAGACGAAAAAAGGCTGCCAGAAGAAAAACAACTATCAGAAGATAAAAGGCTGCCAGAAGTAAAAATAACTGTCTGAGGCCAGGAAAATGGAAGAAAGCAGCTGGTATGTAAAAGCCTGCAAGACCACGGCGAAGCAGTGGGGATGGACTGTTCAGGACCCGGATGCATTCAGCAGGAAATGCGAAAAAAGCGTGAGTCCCGAGTACAGAGACGCCCTTCGGTTTACCGGTTTTGACCTTGAAGCCTTTGAGACGGTGTTATTTTCTTATGTGGGGACGTTTGTAACCTTAATTTTACTGCTCGGGATAGACCTTTTCCTTCTCCTTTCCAGAAGTTTTGAACCCAGGACTCTTTTCATTATAGGAACCCTGACTTTTATCATTCCGCTAATAGTCCTCTGCTACCTGAGCGAGTATGTGAAGATAAAGGCAGGCTTTATGAAAATCTCCTCCCTTGGAGATATCCCGGAAATCTTAAGCTATATTATCATGTCAATGAAGCTGGTCCCGAATCTTGAACATGCCGTACTCTTTGCAGCCCGGAACTCAGAGAGGCCACTTGCCACGGACTTAAAAAAACTGACATGGGACCTGAATTTGAGGCTCTACAGCAGTATGGATGACGCTCTTCTCTCTTTTGCCGACCTGTGGGGCAGAAACAGTGAATACTTCAAACGCTCCCTGCACCTGATCAAAAGTTCAACTGCCGAGCCCGATGAAGCCCAGAGGGTCATTACCCTGAACCGGGCTCTTGACATCAGTCTTGAAGGCACTGAAAGCCTGATGGAATCTTTTGCAGCAAAGCTGAAGACCCCAAGTTACGTGCTCTACTCAATCTTCATCCTGATCCCTCTTGCCCTGGTAGCTCTCCTGCCTGCGGTCACGGTTGTGGGGATGAAACCCGAGATTACGGACCTTGTCCTCCTTTACGACTTTGTGTTTCCCGTCCTTGCAGCAGTCTACTCAGAATACATTCTAATGCAGAGGCCTGTTGCCTTTATTCCCAGGCATATCCCGGATTCCCATCCTGACCTTGCAGACATAAAGCAGAAAAAGCGATTTGCCATACTCTCCGGAGCCCTGGTCTGCGTCCTGACAGCTCCTCTGGGATATCTGCTGCTCGCGGCCGGAAACCCAGGAGGAATAGTATCTACAACTCCTCTTGGAGGCTATCTCCTTCCTGCCCTTCCTTTAGTTGTGGGAGGCACTGCAGGAATCTCAATTTACCTGT is drawn from Methanosarcina lacustris Z-7289 and contains these coding sequences:
- a CDS encoding DUF429 domain-containing protein: MAWGIVPKILQVDQLMCADKNARSHITEIHPELCFYGFAGNPMKHSKKEEEGLLERKYLLMDTYPPASGIVEHALSNYMRKDVAKDDVLDALAAVLQNWDMRWGSKQSQKTLKTI
- a CDS encoding type II/IV secretion system ATPase subunit; the protein is MGVQILDIMLKLQDAASSLQDAVNNLNQSLLQGKNKEEEETCPHRIKQTKNRKTIAINCKECDAGSSLNDSHCRKNIFGILQKEIHADCLVLSRLYERDYEGKSLALLYALAGFKGTIAAYRSTEIVPEACSRPEKKECSLERKEIISALSETVETDPLKARLELREIIQGKIQGKMAGRVLDTTPVCLACSECFYSVLNEIEEKMSGFPEIPVIKKSGYSLAAGWLESTEEKVNLSEEKAGKKVKGTIGGRAGRKAGNLIEDISGETTTASLSGLAPHSAPGARKKKKGKSANNLADSTDNFFDYESRIKSHVRPPFSSSRIYTEAPENTEFLECYDINGREGRNLEVSIYRYTDKPEKLYMLRPPEYNLRQEELRLLETVRKRMIRHRPKDLAFADPTGAREYFKRMAKDLLGEELLESGKACGPDELESYADLLARYTNGLGILEDLLSDAGITDVYINAPADTNPVHVVMDGEECTSNVFLSQDDLDSLVSRFRTISGRPFGEAIPVLELNLEAFGVRVSVIGDPLSANGLAYAFRKHSLTPWTLPKLINTGSISPFAAGFLSFLMDGQASILVAGEVGAGKTSLLSAMLLEIPQKYRILTIEDTHELPTEQLQELGWKVQGMSSYSSVLKSGAEMSPETALRASLRLGSSSLVLGEVRGPEVKVLYEAMQVGNAGNSVIGTIHGSSVENVYERVVHTLGVPPASFKATDAVIICSGIRPGGSMKKIKRVSQIAEVTSTSIENPEPSELFTDIMHYDTSRDCLLAGEVLEQGQSELIGKIARKWGISIDSAMKNIELRTRIKERIATEGIRSPFLLEAEAVSEANNMFWLLSDSILAGNRDGFETGPDSISGADLEELYRQWETWFETFSRIRVGSGKQEGTEKQRTGKRLSDEKRLPEEKQLSEDKRLPEVKITV